A window of Elephas maximus indicus isolate mEleMax1 chromosome X, mEleMax1 primary haplotype, whole genome shotgun sequence genomic DNA:
CAACAGCGTCCTTTCCACGGGGCCCACGCTACAGCAAATCCTTCCTCGCCATCTCCCCTTCCACCTTTCAGAAATGCACAAAAGAGTCTAAACTGGAGCCGCTGAGGTGTCCCATGGGCAGtcattctctctgtctcccttcctcccctgagTACCGGATTCCTGTGCACGTGAAGGAGGGGATTTGGGAGGGTGCGGAATGTAGACTGATGCCATGCTTGTCATGGGTACGATGTTTCCTGTGAAACCCCCAAGCACAGCTGAAGCACAGTTCCTAAAAGGGGTGGCAGTATGGCTCTGCCCAATTCTTCCATGCCTGTGTGAGCCTGCAGAGGGCTTGTCAACATGGGCTCCTGAACGCTCACCCTCCAAACTTCACCTCAGAGAAGAAATAGGGTCTGCCAGAGGCTAAGATGCCTGTTCCTTATAAGAGTCATAGGGACCATTCCCTGCCAGCCATTGCATGGACTGGGAGGGCTGAAAACCTGACCATACAGCATTGCTGCCTCCAACACGGTCCACTACCTGCTGTGGCTTCTCAGGCCTTTAATGAATTCCTCCTTGGCTGCACAGTGAAGTATCCAGGAGACTATGTTCAGTGCTACAACCATCCACAGCCATAAGCTAACAAACAGTTCCACAAACATCGGACAGGGATTTAGCCAACATGTCATCTTCTTACTTAATGATTAATTTTCTAGAATGACCCACCCTAGAGGCATTCACTGTAGGGTGAAGGACATTGGAATATGAGAAAATCATGTCCTGAACACAAAGATAGTGACCCACCCTAGAGGCATTCACTGTAGGGTGAAGGACACTGGAATATGAGAAAATCATGTCCTGAACACAAAGATAGTTCATTTCTAGGATAGGGGTGGTAATATTGGTGCTATTGTGTTATCAGCTGAGGGTGAATCTCCACCTGCAGTTGTTCGGGGGAGGGCTGCCTGCCAACCTAATTGAACAGAAGAGTAACCTTTTCATGACTGGTGGGATATACAGTTGCCCACGAACATTCTCTGTATCTCAGGCTCATTGGGATGCTGCTTTTCCAGTGGCAGCGCATGCTACTGCAAcacaggggcctttatgactgtctGAAACAGAAAAAATGTGCATGTGCCACAAATGACTGTTTCTATAGCgtattgtatgaggtgtgtgcatttttggtaggaaaagtagaaattttgaaaaacaatttttgGGATATGTATGTCCCAGTGGACTTGAGGGGATTCTGGGGGGGGCGGTGGGTAAAATTAGTGGGGCAACATATGTCCTTCTGGACTATAAGGTCagcttgtgggagggggcaaaAAAAATCTACACTACCTACgaaaaattcaacaacactcaATGACTCAGCCAtatttccattaatgaaaacacatggtatcaacaaaaattcaaagcaaaaaataattggGTTTTGAAAGGGTAAGAGCGAGCTTGGCTAATGCTCAGAGTACTTCATGTCTCTATAACAAATCACAAAATTGTGGGGTGAACATTAGAAAACAAGGGTTCTATAAATACGAAGTTTAATAATGGGCATTATGCAGCAAGAATGTTTTCTTGGATTTACAGAAGCACATACTCCAAGGAGCTCCAAGCACAAGCCCAACACTGTTTCCTCCCTTCTCAGGACGCTCTCATGAAGTAGGCAAAGGCCCAGCTGGGTCCTTCTGCTCTGACAGAAGGTGGAAGGAGGCAGAACCAGGGAGAGTCACCAGGCTGTGGGGAGCAGAGGAACCCAGGGTGGGGCTGTCTGTCCCATGATCTAACTCTGTCTCCTCCCTCGGCACGGCTCTCTCCTGCCTCTCCACGAGGTTCCACAGGGGTGGTTTTCCCAGACATGGGCCCAGGCATCCAGCAATCACATGAGAACCAGGCCCAGCTCACCTTGGGCAGCACGCCTAAGCATGCAGTGTAGACAGAAGAAATGTAGCTGCTTATTGAGGgcgtactgtgtgccaggcccggTGCTAAGCCCCAGTTTACAGGCACCAGGCAATTTAATATTTACAAAAACCCAAAGACAGGGGAACtctgattatccccattttacacttGAGGCAACTGCTGCTTAGAGGGAATAAATGAATGCCCAAGATCACATGTCCAGTGTGGGGGGATGGTGGGGGTGCTGAGATCTCTAACCCAGGCCATGTGATCCCATTGTTAAGTCAGCAGGGCAACCTCTGACCAGCCCTCCATGAAAAGACAGGGGGCAGGAGAGGGTGGGCCTCAAGCATGTGATGAACGGGTGAAAACCTCAATGCTGACACTCACAGGGAAGGGTTGAGATTGCTACAACACTTAATGGGAcacctattttttaaattaagacacCACATAAGATAGTTTGTACGAATTGTCCCTGTTTTTGAGTCTATCACTTGGGACAGAATTTATATAGAATACACTTATACCTCTTAAAACATACATTCAGCTGTGTTTTAAGAGGTATGTTTTAATAACTGTAGCTCTATCAAATACATGATTAGACAGATTTGGTGTTTCATCTGAGAACAGTATtgaccattgtgttttcaatgaaatatatttataagtTAAGTTCAGTGATATTTAAGAACCGTTGTTAACTGCCTGAATTGCGTGTCATCTTAGTTCAGATAGTAGCTTATATATAACATTACTCTTTAATTTCCCAGTGTCCACAGAGAGAACAGAACGATATGCTCCACAGGAAGGGTCTAAGCACTGACTAATAATCCCTGCCCCAAGTCTTTTTGTGGAGTGAGGCagggaataaataataaaaaaaaaatttttttttcagcatgaCCACAGTTCCTTTTATGTTTCTTTATCGTTTCCATCACTTCTCAGTCTTCATGTAAAAGCCCCAGTAAGTTCATGCCAACCAATATGCCAccttctccaccccacccccgtTGCCATAACCTTTTGACGTTTCAACATTCCCTGTCATGAATAAAGCCTTCTGCACCTCGGCCGTGGTCTTCAGCTCTATCTTCAGTCTTACCAACATTCTGGGCACTTCATCATACCAACAAGGAGGCCCCCAGCTAACATCCTGACCTTGTATGGCTTTGACCTTCTCAGAACCCATGAGGAAGTCTCCTCTATCCCCACACCCCCACCTCAGCCACCTCAGCCCACCCAGGGCCACTTCCTGCACTGTTGCCATTAGAAAATGCCCCTCTCTGAAATCACTGATTCAAACAGCCCACACTGACCACCACCTTCTATTCCCCCAACTATCAATGGGTATCTCCCCTTGGATGTTTCACAGACacctccaattcaaaatgacagaACATGAGAGGAGTCAGAAATTCATGAATGTACCCTTTAATAGCATTTGCTGATGATACGAACATGGGACACCTTCACTGTTGAGTGGTTTGGGGGCTGGATGAGGCCGTGAGGGCTCCCACCAGGCTCTGGGACACGGGCATCATCACTTCTTCGTTGATCGGGGCTTATCATCCATCTGTGATCTGGTCACATCATTCAAGAGGCGGCTGAGCTGCGGGTTGCTGTCCAGTGCTGTCTCCACATGTTCTGGGGTGATGCGCATCTTGTGGTGGTTGTGGGCTTCGTTGCCCGCCAGTTCCAGGATGTTGGCCGTCAGGTACTCGAGAACACCAGCGAGAAAAACAGGTGTGGATGAACTCAGGCGCTGGGCATAGTTCCCCTCCCGCAGGAGACGGTCCACCCGGCTCACGGGAAACTGCAGCTCTGCTCTTGTGGAACGGGAGAGAGATGGTCTCCTACGCTTAGAGTGGCTGCGACGGCGTCTTTGCCCAGTCATGACGTTTACTGGATTTGGCTCTGATCTGCTCAGCTTGATTGTTCGGCTGGCCTGGGCCTCTGAAGATATCTGTGTTCATCCCCAGAGAATTTATCCCTGTGCGTTGGCCCTCATTGGTCAGGCAGCTGCCTTTGTGACACCTGGACTTTGTGATGTCATCGGTGTCCACTGGCCCTGATCAGGCCTGGGCCTAGAAATGTCTGTGGTAGGATCCTGGTCACACTAATGACTGGACCTTCTTTTTGAGTGAACTCTTTCTACTTGTCTTTAACATTGTATAAAGAAATGTGGGTTTCAATGGAAACTTTGCCTTGTCTAGAGGACACCACTCTAGGTTACCTGATTCTAGCTTTGCATTGTCTCTGAGCTCTTTCACAGCCCTTTGTAAGTTGTAGGTCACTGACAGATGTGCACAATAGCTTATCCAGTAGAGGTTCAATCATCTCTCCTCTCATGCTATAATCAAATCAATTTTTCCTCCACTGACATATTCATTTCAATATATCTACATCTGATCAATATGTCTGCATCTAATCTTTGGATTCTTTTTTGGACCAGCTATAACATCTGCCCATTCCCTCAtgagttaaatgaaatattttaatacatgTTTATTTCACATTTGTATGAGTGTTATGATTTTACCctgtttaaaaaatatcttttttttttaatcttttaatcaTTTAGGAAGTCACACCAAGACGCCCTTTTTATAAATTACCTGCCAGACAAGTGTGTCAGACAATTGCCTGACAGACAAGTGTGCCTCATGCTTGGTTCAAGTCCAGGAGTGTCTTTTCTTGGCTCTCCTAGGTGAATCCAAAGCATAAACAAAACTTTCTTGACTCTCTGTTTTTCTCACTGTAATTTctaatttaaacattttaactCTCCTCTCtacttattttgtgtttgttttgttttagttcatTTACAGCTGGTAAGTTATTCCCCACTGTTGACAGCAATGACTGGGAACTCCGTTTTATGGTCTGACCATTTGGAAATCTCTCTAAATGGATTCCTGGTTTACAGAGATCTAGCCCCTGTTGGGTGTGAAACAATAGAGAATCTGGTTTGTCaatcttttttgtttgtctgttcctCCATATTTGAGCTAAAAGCAATGAAGAATTTCATGCCTTCCAGGACAGGAAAAATCATTTGATATGTGAGctggtgagttttttttgtttgtgtttactCTCGATCGATGGTTGAAATTGTAGAATTGAAACTATAAGCTCTAGTGCTCTGTGTGTGACTCTAAGTCTATGTGTCTGTAATTCAGAAATACATTCACCTctgactgtatgtgtgtgtgtgtaatattttCCTACATCTGGTGGGTAGTAATATACTAGATTTTAAAGTCTCTTATATTAAAAGAGTTCTGTTCTCATTAGCACATCTAGATAAATAATTGCTTGTATAAACTAAATATTCTTAAAATTCCCTGAAAAAAAGAATTTCGAACTATGATGATTTAAATCAGCTACAATTGAACAATATAAATTCTCTCAAAAATCAAATCAGAACCATTttaagaattcaaattcacacaattTCTTTAAACTTTGACAAACCACTTTAATATTCTGGGTTTAATAAAAACAACTATGTCTTctctgatttgttgttgttgttaggtgccatcgagttggttccgcctcatagcgaccctatgcacaacagaatgaaacactgccaggtcctgcgccatcctcacaatcgtcgttatgcttcagctcactgttgcagctgctgtgtcaatccacctcactgagggtcttcctcttttccgctgaccctgtactctgccaagcatgacatccctctccagggactgatccctcctgaaagcatgtccaaagtgtgtacgACACagcttcgccatccttgcttctaaggagcattctggctatacttctttcaagacagattcgttcattcttttcgcagcccatggtatagtcaatattctctgccaacgccacaattcaaaggtgtcaattcttctgtcttccttattcattgtcacatgcatatgatgcgatttaatataccatggcttggatcaggcgcaccttagtcttcaaggtggcatctttacttttcaatactttaaagaggtcctttgcagatttgcTCAAAGTGAtgcgtcatctgatttcttgactgttgtttccacaggtgttgattgtggatccaagtaaaatgaaattgttgacaacttcaatcttttctctgtttatcatgatgttgcttactggtccagttgtgaggattttttgttttctttatgttgaggtgcaatctatactgaaggctgtggtctttgatcttcattagtaagtgcttcaagtcctcttcactttcagcaagcaaggttgtgtcatctgcataacgcaggttgttaatgagtcttcctccaatcctgatgccccgttcttcttcacatagtccagcttctcagattatttgctcagcatatagattgaataggtatggtgagagaatacaacctttcctgacttaaactaatcagtatccccttgttctgtccaaacaactgcctcttgatctatgtaaaggttcctcatgagcacaattaagtgttctggaattcccattctttgcaatgttatccataatttgttatgatccacacagtctaatgcgtttgcatagtcaataaaacacaggtaaacatccttctggtattctctgctttcagccaggatttgaTTTACTCGTGTTAAATTTAATACAAGTGCACATTTTTATGCTACTTGTTTAAGTTTTTCCTAAACTTATAAAAGTTTCCTGGTCACATAAACTAGCATTACATCTATTTAATGTTTAAGTTtatgaaaaacataaatttatgttTAACCAAGTTGAATTATCATTGTTCTGCCAAAGTTGTATTTATACAATAATAAGGTTTTGtagtatgtcaccttgaagataatTTCCAATATTTTTAGTAACTTAAAACCTTGGACTGATATTGT
This region includes:
- the LOC126068799 gene encoding histone H2A-Bbd type 1, coding for MTGQRRRRSHSKRRRPSLSRSTRAELQFPVSRVDRLLREGNYAQRLSSSTPVFLAGVLEYLTANILELAGNEAHNHHKMRITPEHVETALDSNPQLSRLLNDVTRSQMDDKPRSTKK